One genomic region from Capra hircus breed San Clemente chromosome 18, ASM170441v1, whole genome shotgun sequence encodes:
- the LOC108638103 gene encoding LOW QUALITY PROTEIN: zinc finger protein 154-like (The sequence of the model RefSeq protein was modified relative to this genomic sequence to represent the inferred CDS: substituted 1 base at 1 genomic stop codon) → MAAAARRNPLQGSVTFEDVAVYFSWEEWSLLDDAQRCLYHNVMLENLALIISLGCWHGAENEEAPSEQNISVHGMSEVRIPKAGMISQKAHFCELCDLDLGDILHLTEHQRQKLYDIGAWEKHLYLSVKHQHRKQHIGEKCLRSKMGKASFMNNCRFFVLGKSLSCGESTQTRDKSNRRTECGAAFHRRKTHYSPGECTGDFSCKHIVSQHQRVLTREKCYTCNECGKSFSKSYSLNDHWRVHTGEKPYECGECGKSFRQSSSLIQHRRVHTGARPHECDECGKLFSNKSNLIKHRRIHTGERPYECSECGKSFSESSALLQHRSVHTGERPYECSECGKFFTYHSSLIKHQRVHSGSRPYECNECGKSFTQNSSLIEHRRVHSGERPYKCSECGKSFSQSSALLQHRRVHTGERPYECSECGKFFTYSSSLLKHQRVHTGSRPYECSECGKSFTQNSSLIKHRRIHTGERPYECSECGKSFSHSSSLIKHRRVHSCXRPDKCNEFGKSFTHRSSFSDH, encoded by the exons GGCAGTGTGACCTTTGAGGATGTGGCTGTGTACTTCTCCTGGGAGGAATGGAGTCTCCTTGATGATGCTCAGAGATGCCTGTACCAcaatgtgatgctggagaacttgGCACTTATAATCTCCTTGG GTTGTTGGCATGGAGCAGAGAATGAAGAGGCACCTTCTGAACAGAACATTTCTGTACATGGAATGTCAGAGGTCAGGATTCCCAAGGCAGGCATGATCTCCCAGAAGGCCCATTTTTGTGAGCTATGTGACCTGGACTTGGGAGACATTTTGCACTTGACTGAGCACCAGAGGCAGAAACTGTATGATATTGGAGCATGGGAGAAACACTTGTATCTCAGTGTAAAACATCAGCACCGCAAGCAGCACATTGGAGAGAAATGCCTCAGAAGCAAGATGGGCAAAGCCTCATTTATGAACAACTGCAGATTTTTTGTGTTGGGGAAGTCACTTTCCTGTGGGGAATCCACACAGACCAGGGATAAGTCAAACAGGAGAACTGAGTGTGGAGCAGCCTTTCACAGGAGGAAAACTCATTACAGTCCTGGAGAATGCACTGGAGACTTCAGTTGCAAACATAtagtttctcagcatcagagagTCCTCACTAGGGAAAAATGCTACACatgtaatgaatgtgggaaaTCTTTTAGCAAAAGCTACAGCCTCAATGACCATTGGAGAGTTCATACAGGAGAAAAGCCTTATGAGTGTGGGGAATGTGGCAAATCCTTTAGACAGAGCTCTAGTCTCATTCAGCATCGGAGAGTTCACACTGGAGCAAGACCTCACGAGTGTGATGAATGTGGAAAATTATTTAGCAACAAATCCAACCTTATTAAACAccggagaattcatactggagaaagGCCATATGAGTGTagtgaatgtgggaaatcctTTAGCGAAAGCTCTGCACTCCTTCAACACCGGAGTGTTCACACTGGAGAAAGGCCTTATGAGTGCAgtgaatgtggaaaattctttacatACCACTCCAGTCTCATAAAACACCAGAGAGTTCACTCTGGATCAAGGCCCTATGAGTGCAATGAATGTGGAAAATCCTTTACCCAAAACTCTAGCCTCATTGAACACCGTAGAGTTCATAGTGGAGAAAGGCCTTACaagtgcagtgaatgtgggaaatcttTTAGCCAAAGCTCTGCACTTCTGCAGCATCGGAGAGTTCACACTGGAGAAAGGCCTTAtgagtgcagtgaatgtgggaaattCTTTACTTACAGCTCCAGTCTCTTAAAACACCAGAGAGTTCACACGGGATCAAGGCCTTATGAGTGCAGCGAATGTGGGAAATCTTTTACTCAAAACTCCAGCCTCATTAAACAcaggagaattcatactggagaaagACCTTATGAGTGTagtgaatgtgggaaatcttTTAGCCATAGCTCTAGCCTTATTAAACACCGAAGAGTTCACAGTTGTTAAAGGCCTGATAAGTGCAATGAATTTGGGAAATCGTTTACCCATAGATCCAGCTTCAGTGACCACTAG